Within the Paenibacillus sp. AN1007 genome, the region AACAGTGTGCTTTATACCGGGATGTCTACACTGCTGACCTTGATTTTGTCCATATTTGCAGCTTTCCCGCTTGCTCGCAGGTACGTAAAATTCAGCACGCTGATCTATATTTTCTTTTTGATCTCGATGTATTTGCCGAATCCTCTGATTCCGCAGTTCTCTTTAATTAATCAACTGGGTCTGTATAATACCCAAACGGGTTACATTTTGCTGAAAACGACGGGCACGGGCATTGCGTTTCTGATGTTTGTCGGTTATATCAAGTCGGTATCCCGTGAACTGGATGAGGCGGCTGCCATGGATGGGTGCGGGTACACCCGGTATTTGTTTACCATCCTTGTTCCTTTGATGAAGCCGATCCTGGCAACAGGCATTATTCTCACAGCCATCGGGGTATGGAATGATATCATCGGTCCGACGATTTACTTATCTGATCCGAATTATCAGCCGGTGACCAAAGGGTTGTTTACCTTCTATGGGCAGTACATGAATAACTGGCCGCTGCTGGCCTGCGGTATTCTGATTGTGACGCTGCCGCTGGTTGTGCTGTACGTTGCACTGCAGCGTTTCATTGTCGGCGGAGCAATGGCAGGTGCCGTTAAATCCTAAGGTTTTGCACTTGGGAAAACGACCGACTCTGATTCGAGAGATATCCAACAATAAAGCCACCCTCATTAGAAGACATGAAGGTGGCTTTATTGCGTTTCTATTGCAGTAATCCGCGTACGTTCTGGTAAGTGATGCTTGATGAAGCTTGTTTTTCTACATATCCACTAACAACAAAATAATAGAGGAGAGACACAGACAGGTGCTGACCAGATAGAGCACGCCGACCACTTGTTTATGGTTTAAGCCTGCACGCAGAAGGCGATAATGAGCCTGACTTGCATCAGCCTGATAGATTGCTTTTCCCTGCAGGAAACGTTTGATCACGACAAAAATATTGTCGAAAATC harbors:
- a CDS encoding carbohydrate ABC transporter permease; the protein is MKQSRTSRTISYIIVMLMLALYVFPLFYLFNVSMKTQTEYLLNPVALTEGIRLENFAEAWTKGSFSQYMWNSVLYTGMSTLLTLILSIFAAFPLARRYVKFSTLIYIFFLISMYLPNPLIPQFSLINQLGLYNTQTGYILLKTTGTGIAFLMFVGYIKSVSRELDEAAAMDGCGYTRYLFTILVPLMKPILATGIILTAIGVWNDIIGPTIYLSDPNYQPVTKGLFTFYGQYMNNWPLLACGILIVTLPLVVLYVALQRFIVGGAMAGAVKS